CAGTGAGTTGTAGTAGCACTTGAGGAGGAGGTGGGGGTGGAGGAGGATgatgattaacagaagaagatgaagaggaagaagtatTTGGAAATCCACCGCAATTTTTACATCTAAGAATAACAAGAATCTGACGACAAGAAGGACAAGAAGAGTGAGAACCAAGCCAAGTATCAATACAAGTAACATGAAATCCATGATTACATTGAGGCAACACTCTAATCTCATCACCAATTTCGAATTCACTTAAACAAATAGCACAATCTTCCATTGACAATGTCTTATCATAAGTGATTTTAGGTAATGATTTAAGAATCTTCCTTTTCAATCCTTTATTCGCTTGTGATTGTAATGAAGCTGCTGAAGGATTATTATCACTATCTCCATTCGTACGCCGAAGCCAAGCACAACGAGCTACTGCAACTAAGCCAATAACACAGATTAAGGCACATAGTAACGCTGCCAGTATAACAATGAAATCCGAATCTAATATAATTGGTGATGGTGGTTCTGCTACTGCTGATGTTGATGGAGAAGTCATTACAGATTACAGTGAGATAGATCAGTGAAGGTAGAGAGCAGAAGAAGAGGGTTTTGTTTTGGGAGTGAAATTTGTGGAGTTCGGTGGTGGGGAAGTGTGAGGAGTGGTTTATAAAGTTTTTTAattctttgttttctttctcaagagaagcaaaagaaaaaatgggaaatgaaaatgaaaatggtgTAGGAAAAGAACGTGAATTTAATACGATGGTTTTTCGTGTGAAGGACAAACGTTAATGACTAAAATACCCTTTACGAAATTTGTGAAGTTCCCT
This DNA window, taken from Papaver somniferum cultivar HN1 chromosome 3, ASM357369v1, whole genome shotgun sequence, encodes the following:
- the LOC113361530 gene encoding RING-H2 finger protein ATL8-like, whose protein sequence is MTSPSTSAVAEPPSPIILDSDFIVILAALLCALICVIGLVAVARCAWLRRTNGDSDNNPSAASLQSQANKGLKRKILKSLPKITYDKTLSMEDCAICLSEFEIGDEIRVLPQCNHGFHVTCIDTWLGSHSSCPSCRQILVILRCKNCGGFPNTSSSSSSSVNHHPPPPPPPPQVLLQLTEAELKAREDHINRFLP